The Candidatus Methylomirabilis sp. genome has a window encoding:
- the ubiE gene encoding bifunctional demethylmenaquinone methyltransferase/2-methoxy-6-polyprenyl-1,4-benzoquinol methylase UbiE, producing the protein MGANGGGRDGDAIRRMFGGIAPRYDLLNRLLSLARDRYWRREAVASARLPSGGVALDVCTGTADMALEFARQFPSAKAIIGVDFCLPMIRIAAEKVARKGLTDRIRLQVGSAEALPFRADTFDAVTVAFGIRNVVDRKCGLAELYRVLHPGGVGIILEFATPQGPFFGWLYRVYFHHGLPWLGGLISGDPQAYSYLPASVSAFPAPQELSRMMEEVGFHDVHFRTMTGGIVTLHVGRKSA; encoded by the coding sequence ATGGGGGCGAATGGGGGTGGAAGAGACGGCGACGCGATTCGCCGGATGTTTGGCGGCATCGCGCCTCGATATGATCTCCTCAATCGTCTCCTCAGCCTCGCGCGGGATCGCTACTGGCGCCGGGAGGCTGTGGCTTCAGCCCGGCTCCCTTCCGGCGGAGTGGCGCTGGATGTCTGCACCGGAACTGCCGACATGGCCCTCGAGTTTGCCAGGCAGTTTCCCTCAGCCAAGGCGATTATCGGAGTAGACTTTTGCCTGCCGATGATTCGTATTGCGGCGGAGAAGGTGGCCCGCAAGGGGCTGACAGACCGTATTCGGCTGCAGGTCGGCTCGGCTGAGGCTCTGCCGTTTCGCGCCGACACCTTCGATGCGGTCACCGTTGCCTTCGGCATCCGCAACGTGGTAGATCGCAAGTGTGGGCTGGCAGAACTCTATAGGGTACTGCATCCAGGGGGGGTGGGGATCATCCTGGAGTTTGCCACACCCCAGGGGCCATTTTTCGGGTGGCTCTATCGTGTGTATTTCCATCACGGGCTCCCCTGGCTGGGTGGCCTGATTTCCGGTGACCCCCAGGCGTACAGCTACCTTCCAGCCTCTGTATCCGCCTTTCCCGCCCCGCAGGAGCTGTCCAGGATGATGGAAGAGGTGGGTTTTCACGATGTGCACTTCCGCACCATGACCGGTGGGATCGTCACCCTTCATGTGGGAAGGAAATCGGCGTGA
- a CDS encoding MFS transporter, producing MGARFSSDQKRTIATLSAAIAIRMLGIFLVLPVFTLYGEQFTSSKPLIGLAFGSYGLANALLQIPFGWLSDRFGRKPLLLIGLTLHSVGSILAAVPPNIFALIAARLIQGTGAVSSVAFAMVADSVEENNRATAMAFLGISIGLSFVGGILAGPMIASLSGYASLFWLSGLLSLVASIYLAVAIKEPPGERGTADVSGDRPSIASVFKIADIIKLGVCGFLMSFFMSSFFFYFPLLARRHLPLQSYYLLLGPMVLVAAAVMFVASRAADLGRAKSMGVMAFVVLAISGWLLFRGADLGLQAHPLLLLTVAGILFFAGYTSLQPILPSLITKASPKTVYGAALGIFSSLQFLGSFAGGAAAGLLGTLGTDLVMAALLVIAASGVILMVQVKNI from the coding sequence ATGGGTGCGAGATTTTCGTCGGATCAAAAGCGAACCATCGCCACACTGAGCGCCGCCATCGCGATTCGGATGCTCGGCATCTTTCTGGTGCTTCCCGTCTTTACGCTCTATGGGGAGCAATTTACCAGCTCAAAACCGCTGATCGGTCTTGCCTTCGGTAGCTATGGGCTGGCCAATGCCCTGCTCCAGATCCCGTTCGGCTGGCTGTCCGACCGATTTGGGCGAAAACCGCTCTTGCTCATCGGCCTCACGCTCCACAGCGTGGGCTCCATCCTGGCCGCCGTCCCTCCCAACATCTTCGCCCTCATCGCCGCGCGCCTGATCCAAGGGACCGGCGCCGTCAGCTCTGTCGCATTCGCCATGGTGGCCGATTCGGTCGAAGAGAATAACCGCGCAACCGCAATGGCCTTCCTCGGGATCTCCATCGGCCTCTCCTTCGTCGGCGGCATCCTGGCTGGACCGATGATCGCCAGCCTCAGCGGTTATGCGTCCCTCTTCTGGCTATCCGGCCTTCTGAGCCTGGTCGCATCCATCTACCTGGCAGTGGCGATCAAGGAGCCGCCAGGGGAGCGAGGAACGGCTGACGTCTCCGGCGACCGGCCATCGATTGCTTCGGTGTTTAAGATCGCCGACATCATCAAGCTGGGTGTCTGTGGATTCCTCATGTCGTTCTTCATGAGCAGCTTCTTCTTCTATTTTCCCTTGCTGGCTCGCCGCCACCTGCCCCTGCAAAGTTACTACCTCTTGCTTGGCCCGATGGTCCTCGTCGCCGCTGCTGTGATGTTTGTGGCCTCCAGGGCAGCCGACCTGGGCCGGGCAAAATCGATGGGCGTGATGGCCTTCGTTGTTCTTGCGATCAGTGGGTGGCTGCTCTTTCGAGGGGCTGACCTTGGGCTCCAAGCCCATCCGCTCCTGCTCCTCACTGTTGCCGGCATACTCTTCTTTGCCGGCTACACCAGCCTTCAACCGATTCTCCCCAGCCTCATCACCAAAGCGTCACCGAAGACCGTGTACGGGGCAGCGCTGGGGATATTCAGTTCTCTGCAATTTCTCGGCAGCTTTGCGGGCGGAGCGGCTGCGGGATTACTCGGCACTCTGGGGACGGATCTCGTGATGGCAGCACTGCTGGTTATCGCAGCATCAGGCGTCATACTGATGGTCCAGGTAAAGAACATATAA
- a CDS encoding tetratricopeptide repeat protein, protein MVALVPYSPKHYVKKRRLLGYATVLLVLALQGSSLALEGKSPEAEYKPAVNKATTAEAHYDLGVSYHERMFADLDQAITEYEQAIKLRGDFADAHYHLGLSYHTKAKLSVDDKLLYRKALKEYKSYLQYLPKGPLAEKARQNIKAVELRLR, encoded by the coding sequence ATGGTCGCATTGGTCCCCTACAGTCCGAAGCATTATGTGAAGAAACGGCGCCTGCTCGGTTATGCCACGGTGCTGCTCGTCCTTGCCCTCCAGGGGTCAAGCCTCGCGCTTGAGGGCAAATCGCCGGAAGCCGAGTATAAGCCGGCCGTCAATAAGGCGACGACGGCAGAGGCGCATTACGATCTCGGGGTCTCTTACCATGAGCGAATGTTCGCCGACCTCGACCAGGCGATTACCGAGTACGAGCAGGCGATCAAGCTTCGGGGTGACTTTGCCGACGCACACTATCATCTGGGGCTCTCATACCATACGAAGGCCAAATTAAGTGTTGACGATAAGCTCCTGTACCGTAAGGCGCTGAAAGAGTACAAGTCGTATCTGCAGTATCTGCCAAAGGGCCCATTGGCCGAGAAGGCCCGGCAGAATATCAAAGCGGTAGAGTTGAGGCTTCGATAG
- a CDS encoding ANTAR domain-containing protein codes for MTSRSQPPKMSPDVDAAAKHPHGEQALSLLVGGLIGHVASLLDGWRSGSSAAQSSLGAQGTLTSTQYAEAVARLIQQQGGESHYQLAADRIRFICTKCPFGEAIKQAPGFCHLIGASLWWGAVQHFGYGKVVFKQRIAVGDEHCDIRVYLKEAAEADSEESIADLSTHDPSPAPVGADVSANETIRLLRARIRRLEHKVEELENALEERKLIEKAKGILMERLKLTETEAMRRLQKESQGQNKRLAQIAHIIVQAGKII; via the coding sequence TTGACAAGTCGGTCGCAACCGCCGAAAATGAGTCCGGACGTGGACGCAGCGGCGAAGCACCCACATGGCGAGCAGGCCCTGAGCCTCCTGGTAGGGGGGCTCATCGGGCACGTCGCGTCCCTCCTGGATGGGTGGCGCAGTGGGTCGAGCGCGGCGCAGAGCTCCCTCGGTGCCCAGGGGACGTTGACCTCCACCCAATACGCCGAGGCCGTCGCCAGATTGATACAGCAGCAAGGCGGGGAAAGTCATTATCAGCTTGCGGCCGATCGCATCCGCTTCATCTGCACAAAATGCCCCTTCGGCGAGGCGATCAAACAGGCACCAGGCTTCTGCCATCTCATCGGCGCCAGCCTCTGGTGGGGCGCAGTCCAGCACTTCGGCTATGGAAAAGTAGTCTTTAAACAGCGGATAGCTGTTGGTGATGAGCATTGTGATATTCGGGTCTACCTGAAAGAAGCCGCTGAGGCGGATAGCGAAGAAAGCATCGCAGACCTCTCCACCCACGATCCCTCTCCGGCACCTGTAGGCGCCGACGTATCTGCGAACGAGACGATCCGACTACTCAGAGCGCGGATCCGTCGCCTGGAGCACAAGGTCGAAGAACTGGAAAATGCGTTGGAGGAGCGAAAGCTGATCGAGAAGGCAAAAGGGATCCTGATGGAGCGGCTTAAGCTCACCGAGACCGAGGCAATGCGGAGACTCCAGAAGGAGAGCCAGGGCCAGAACAAGAGGCTGGCGCAGATCGCGCACATCATTGTGCAGGCCGGTAAGATCATCTGA
- a CDS encoding methyl-accepting chemotaxis protein: MQWFRNLKMAMKLMIGFAVLGAIMAGVGYVGISNMGSINANVENLYQVQLTPITELAAIRGLTHQIRTAMFMALAAKDLAEAKEAVNRVHELAKQVAERREKFIPTIRAPEVRDAFNKYQEAAKEYIAFREEQVLKPLLAGDKDAALAGAKATAPKFAAAIDSLNLTIQVKEGIAKKKFEESGALYSSSRVIMIGVILGGVLLGLALGYFIASLIAKALKQVVTVTEQAARGDLTMRVHLDTKDELGQMGAALNQMLESFHDSMSQVQQAANQTTSASQQLAAGSEQLSSGAQEQASSLEETAASLEQITSTVKQNADNARQANQLAVSARDGAEQGGAVVKEAMASMEAITQSSKQIAEIITTIDEIAFQTNLLALNAAVEAARAGEQGRGFAVVASEVRALAQRSAAASKEIKALITDSVAKVEDGARLVNESGDTLTEIVASVKKVADLIAEIAAASQEQSQGIEQVGKAVTQMDSVTQQNAAQTEELSSTAEALAAQAEELSAQVARFKLAHGTGAQAAAMAATTTRKASSKVVPLKGRTKGKIDAPKAMAAATGTEDAHGTFEEF; the protein is encoded by the coding sequence ATGCAGTGGTTCCGGAATCTCAAGATGGCGATGAAGCTCATGATCGGATTTGCCGTACTCGGCGCGATCATGGCAGGTGTCGGCTATGTCGGTATCAGCAACATGGGAAGTATCAACGCGAACGTCGAGAACCTGTACCAGGTGCAGTTGACCCCGATCACGGAACTCGCGGCAATTCGGGGCCTGACGCATCAAATCCGCACAGCCATGTTCATGGCGCTTGCCGCAAAGGATCTCGCAGAAGCCAAGGAAGCGGTGAACCGTGTCCATGAGCTTGCAAAGCAGGTCGCGGAACGACGGGAGAAATTCATTCCCACAATTCGGGCGCCGGAAGTGCGGGACGCGTTTAATAAGTATCAAGAGGCTGCGAAGGAATATATTGCCTTCCGCGAGGAGCAGGTCCTCAAGCCGCTCTTGGCGGGCGACAAAGATGCGGCACTGGCCGGTGCGAAGGCGACTGCGCCGAAGTTTGCGGCCGCCATCGACAGCCTCAATCTCACCATTCAGGTGAAGGAAGGCATCGCCAAGAAGAAGTTCGAGGAATCTGGAGCGCTCTATAGCTCTTCGCGCGTCATTATGATCGGTGTCATCCTGGGCGGCGTGCTCCTTGGCCTCGCCCTCGGCTACTTCATCGCCTCCCTGATCGCCAAGGCATTGAAGCAGGTTGTGACCGTGACCGAGCAGGCTGCGAGGGGTGATTTGACTATGAGAGTCCATCTCGACACCAAAGACGAACTCGGTCAGATGGGCGCCGCGTTGAACCAGATGCTGGAGAGCTTTCACGACAGTATGTCCCAGGTTCAGCAAGCCGCCAACCAGACCACGAGCGCCTCCCAACAGCTCGCGGCCGGCAGCGAGCAACTCTCCTCGGGCGCCCAGGAGCAGGCCTCCTCCCTGGAGGAGACGGCGGCCTCCCTGGAGCAGATCACCTCGACCGTGAAGCAGAACGCGGATAACGCCCGGCAGGCCAACCAGCTCGCGGTCTCGGCGCGGGACGGGGCGGAGCAGGGCGGCGCCGTGGTCAAAGAGGCTATGGCCTCCATGGAGGCGATCACCCAGTCCTCCAAGCAGATCGCCGAGATCATTACCACCATCGACGAGATCGCCTTCCAGACCAACCTCCTGGCCCTCAACGCCGCCGTCGAAGCGGCTCGAGCCGGAGAGCAGGGCCGCGGCTTCGCCGTCGTCGCCTCAGAGGTCCGGGCCCTGGCCCAGCGCTCTGCCGCCGCCTCCAAGGAGATCAAGGCCCTCATCACGGATTCCGTGGCCAAGGTCGAGGATGGGGCGAGGCTGGTCAATGAGTCCGGCGACACCCTCACTGAGATCGTTGCCTCCGTCAAGAAGGTGGCCGATCTCATCGCCGAGATTGCTGCCGCCTCGCAGGAGCAGTCGCAGGGGATCGAGCAGGTGGGTAAGGCCGTTACGCAGATGGACAGTGTTACGCAACAAAACGCCGCGCAGACCGAGGAGCTCTCCAGCACCGCCGAGGCCCTGGCCGCCCAAGCGGAGGAGCTCTCGGCGCAGGTGGCCCGGTTTAAGTTGGCACATGGGACGGGTGCGCAGGCCGCCGCCATGGCTGCCACCACAACCCGAAAGGCGAGCAGCAAGGTGGTTCCACTCAAGGGAAGGACGAAGGGTAAAATCGATGCGCCCAAGGCGATGGCAGCGGCCACTGGGACCGAGGACGCGCACGGGACGTTTGAGGAGTTCTAG
- a CDS encoding M48 family metallopeptidase translates to MGSHSRVDRRVVLLLVVGSLLGFVSPPRAAGFTIISEAEENEIGKKADQEILEHFGRYRDQQLQAYVESVGQRLLDGIGPTSFHYSFKIIDTAEVNAMALPGGYIYITRGMLAMLNNEAQLAGVLGHEIGHATSRHAAKQLTKALGAQILSLGLMAVSPGGRQNTGEWARVSAAVFEHALMGYGREAELEADELGLRTAHRAGYDPGEMVVFLKAMKMKERLEALGYHGFQGTHPETIDRVVKAETMSSILIGQGSGSLEVKANEYKAHLDGLVYGAKRDNRRLKIYVAKDGDTPATVARNVLGDQQLAWEVAHLNGIKEASTFREGDQVKLLPPVSTGSHGERQLELSPN, encoded by the coding sequence ATGGGTAGCCACAGCCGGGTCGACAGGCGTGTTGTCCTGCTCTTAGTCGTGGGATCCTTGCTTGGATTCGTTTCCCCTCCACGCGCCGCTGGTTTCACCATCATCTCTGAAGCGGAGGAGAACGAGATCGGGAAGAAGGCCGATCAGGAGATTCTTGAGCATTTTGGTCGTTACCGCGATCAGCAACTGCAAGCGTATGTGGAGTCGGTCGGCCAGCGGCTGCTCGACGGGATTGGTCCAACCAGTTTCCATTACAGCTTCAAGATCATCGATACAGCGGAAGTGAACGCGATGGCGTTGCCCGGCGGCTATATCTACATCACCCGAGGAATGCTGGCGATGCTGAATAACGAGGCGCAGCTCGCGGGGGTCCTCGGCCACGAGATCGGCCACGCGACCTCTCGTCATGCGGCGAAACAGCTTACCAAAGCCTTGGGCGCGCAGATCCTGTCGCTGGGTCTCATGGCCGTCAGCCCTGGCGGTCGCCAGAACACAGGGGAGTGGGCGAGGGTGTCGGCAGCCGTCTTCGAGCACGCCCTCATGGGGTATGGCCGAGAGGCGGAGCTGGAGGCCGACGAGCTGGGACTCCGCACGGCCCACCGCGCCGGATACGATCCCGGGGAAATGGTGGTCTTCCTCAAGGCGATGAAGATGAAGGAGCGACTGGAGGCGTTGGGTTATCACGGCTTTCAAGGGACCCATCCGGAGACCATCGATCGCGTCGTGAAGGCCGAGACCATGTCCTCCATTCTCATTGGGCAAGGCAGCGGCAGCCTCGAGGTGAAGGCGAACGAGTACAAAGCGCACCTCGACGGTCTGGTCTACGGGGCAAAGCGGGATAACAGGCGTCTGAAGATATACGTTGCCAAAGATGGAGATACCCCCGCGACCGTGGCCAGGAATGTGCTTGGCGATCAGCAACTGGCGTGGGAAGTCGCGCACCTGAATGGGATCAAGGAAGCGAGTACCTTCCGTGAGGGGGACCAGGTGAAACTGCTGCCGCCTGTTTCTACAGGATCGCATGGAGAGCGGCAGTTGGAGCTTTCCCCGAACTGA
- a CDS encoding ATP-binding protein — protein MADSTEGKRTELQAQTERQTPRTREMNILTMIGNAIGGTLTLNEILDRALDATLTCLNMEAGEVFLVDATRGEVSKVRHRGQIPESFAERTCFALGEGIPGRVVQTNECIIIPDLASDRRFLRPQVIEAGFRTFAAVPLRAKGRIVGCFDIVGRQPYTLTERDLELLNAVGAAIGLAVANGHLYEDLWIATKQLEAKIEELRRTQATLIETERLRAMGQLAAGVAHDFNNTLMTILGQTQLMRLSLQQGTSSKDQLSEHLKRVERAALDAAETVRRIREATRQRGMEPFTAVAINEIVTDVLDVTRPRWQHEPQARGVMITLRTDLVAVPAVSGREAELREALTNLLFNAVDALPHGGTITITTRATRAAEGELVEVTVSDTGIGMPETVRARLFEPFFTTKGVKGTGLGLSMVQGIVRRHGGTIDVTSAPGEGTTVTVRLPAATESAGPAPPPTAPAPLPSSLRALVIDDVPFIAETLVQLLCAMGHEAEAVASGEEGLARLEAGDFDLVITDLSMPGMSGWEVASVVKARWPRLPVILITGWGEVVEDEQMAISGVDLILPKPFTNEQLLQAIAQALAVSEERRPSSD, from the coding sequence ATGGCCGACAGCACTGAGGGCAAGCGAACGGAGTTACAGGCCCAGACCGAGCGGCAGACCCCTCGGACCCGGGAGATGAACATCCTGACCATGATCGGGAATGCCATCGGCGGCACGCTTACGCTCAACGAGATCCTGGATCGGGCTCTCGATGCCACGCTTACCTGCTTGAATATGGAGGCGGGAGAGGTCTTCCTCGTCGATGCCACCAGAGGTGAGGTGAGTAAGGTTCGGCATCGAGGTCAGATCCCGGAGAGCTTCGCCGAGCGCACCTGCTTCGCCCTTGGGGAGGGGATCCCCGGTCGCGTGGTGCAGACCAACGAATGTATCATCATTCCCGACTTGGCGTCCGACCGCCGCTTCCTTCGGCCCCAGGTGATCGAGGCGGGCTTCCGCACCTTTGCCGCAGTCCCGCTTAGGGCCAAGGGGCGAATCGTTGGATGTTTCGATATTGTCGGGCGGCAGCCGTACACCTTGACGGAGCGCGATCTGGAACTCTTGAACGCGGTCGGGGCTGCGATCGGGTTGGCAGTGGCCAACGGTCACCTGTACGAGGACCTCTGGATTGCAACGAAGCAACTGGAGGCGAAAATCGAGGAGCTTCGGCGGACTCAGGCCACGCTCATCGAGACGGAACGGCTGCGCGCTATGGGCCAACTGGCAGCCGGTGTCGCCCATGACTTCAATAACACGCTGATGACCATCCTGGGCCAGACCCAACTCATGCGGCTGAGCCTCCAGCAAGGCACCTCCTCGAAGGATCAGCTATCGGAGCATCTCAAACGGGTGGAGCGGGCGGCGCTGGATGCCGCTGAGACGGTTCGAAGGATCCGCGAGGCTACCCGCCAGCGAGGAATGGAGCCTTTCACCGCTGTCGCCATCAACGAGATTGTGACGGACGTTCTCGATGTCACTCGGCCTCGGTGGCAACATGAACCGCAGGCGCGAGGAGTCATGATCACCCTCCGTACCGATCTCGTTGCGGTACCAGCAGTCTCCGGCCGGGAGGCAGAGCTGCGCGAAGCGCTCACGAACCTCCTGTTCAACGCCGTAGACGCCCTCCCGCATGGTGGAACCATCACGATCACAACGCGGGCAACGCGCGCCGCCGAAGGCGAGCTGGTCGAGGTCACCGTGAGCGACACGGGCATCGGGATGCCGGAGACGGTGCGAGCGCGGCTATTCGAGCCGTTCTTCACCACAAAGGGGGTCAAAGGAACCGGACTCGGGCTCAGCATGGTCCAGGGGATCGTCAGGCGACATGGAGGGACGATCGATGTGACAAGCGCTCCGGGAGAGGGCACTACCGTGACGGTACGCCTGCCGGCAGCAACAGAGTCTGCCGGTCCGGCCCCGCCTCCGACTGCGCCGGCCCCTCTGCCTTCCTCGCTACGGGCTCTGGTCATCGACGACGTGCCGTTCATCGCCGAGACGCTTGTACAGCTCCTGTGCGCCATGGGGCACGAGGCCGAGGCAGTCGCAAGCGGAGAGGAAGGTCTGGCACGCCTGGAGGCGGGAGACTTTGATCTGGTCATCACCGATCTGAGCATGCCGGGGATGTCGGGGTGGGAGGTCGCCTCTGTGGTGAAGGCACGGTGGCCGAGGCTTCCGGTTATTCTCATCACCGGGTGGGGGGAAGTGGTGGAGGACGAACAGATGGCCATCTCCGGAGTTGACCTGATACTGCCCAAGCCCTTCACAAACGAGCAGCTCTTGCAAGCAATCGCCCAGGCGCTGGCCGTCAGCGAGGAGCGACGGCCCTCGTCAGACTAA
- a CDS encoding nitrate/nitrite transporter, producing the protein MLFKGFTKVGHPTTLISAFLYFAIHCMIWTLVGALGVFIANEFGLTAGQKGLMVATPILTGSLLRIPVGILADQFGAKKTGAVLQILVLLPLFGGWLATDRFASVIAVGLLLGFAGASFTVAIPLVSRWYPPEHHGLANGIAGAGNVGAVLAALIAPRLAEIVGWRQVFAWALLPALLTLVMSHWFAKESPNRPAPTRWSESLKILQESDCWWFNLFYAITFGGFVGLASFLVIFFHDQYGLSRVMAGNMAALCVLAGSLFRPVGGYLADRVGGAQLLSILFGTIGVLTVGVALLPPLSVVIALLFLVMTAMGLGNGALFQIIPQRFRGEIGAATGIVGATGGMGGFFLPTLLGLMKDLTDSYGTGLLLFAFGSLAAVVALQFLRPGWQASWLQPALQAEQVSDSSR; encoded by the coding sequence ATGCTATTCAAGGGTTTCACTAAGGTCGGGCATCCCACAACCCTCATCAGCGCATTCCTGTATTTCGCCATTCACTGTATGATCTGGACCCTCGTGGGGGCGCTGGGAGTGTTCATTGCCAACGAGTTCGGTCTGACCGCCGGTCAAAAAGGACTCATGGTGGCTACCCCGATCCTCACCGGCTCTCTCCTCCGAATCCCGGTCGGAATCCTGGCCGACCAGTTCGGCGCCAAGAAGACGGGTGCTGTCCTTCAGATCCTGGTTCTCCTCCCGCTGTTTGGGGGATGGCTTGCGACCGATCGCTTTGCTTCCGTCATAGCGGTGGGGCTCCTCCTCGGCTTCGCCGGGGCCAGCTTTACGGTCGCCATCCCCCTGGTTAGCCGATGGTACCCGCCGGAACACCATGGGCTGGCCAACGGGATCGCCGGCGCCGGCAACGTCGGGGCGGTCCTCGCTGCCCTGATCGCGCCTCGGCTGGCAGAGATCGTGGGATGGCGACAGGTCTTTGCCTGGGCGCTTCTCCCTGCCCTGCTCACATTGGTGATGAGCCACTGGTTCGCGAAAGAGAGCCCGAACCGCCCCGCCCCTACACGGTGGTCGGAGTCTCTGAAAATTCTCCAGGAAAGCGACTGCTGGTGGTTTAACCTCTTCTACGCTATCACCTTCGGCGGCTTCGTCGGGCTGGCCAGTTTCCTGGTGATCTTTTTCCACGATCAGTACGGTCTTTCGCGGGTGATGGCGGGCAACATGGCCGCCTTGTGCGTCCTGGCCGGAAGCCTCTTCAGACCTGTGGGCGGATATCTCGCGGACCGCGTTGGTGGAGCGCAACTCCTCTCGATCCTCTTCGGTACCATCGGTGTCCTGACCGTAGGTGTGGCGCTCCTCCCTCCCCTCTCCGTAGTGATCGCGCTCCTCTTTCTGGTGATGACCGCCATGGGGCTCGGCAATGGCGCGCTCTTCCAGATTATCCCACAGAGGTTCCGGGGCGAAATCGGTGCCGCGACCGGGATCGTGGGCGCGACAGGCGGGATGGGCGGATTCTTCCTTCCCACGCTCCTCGGCCTCATGAAGGATCTGACCGACTCGTATGGGACCGGGCTGCTCCTCTTTGCCTTTGGGTCCCTCGCAGCCGTCGTGGCCTTGCAATTCCTTCGACCCGGCTGGCAGGCATCCTGGCTTCAACCGGCCCTTCAAGCTGAACAGGTCTCAGATTCCTCGAGATAA
- a CDS encoding UbiA-like polyprenyltransferase, with protein MNPLQSVIRKIALLFELIKFSHTVFALPFAFMGAILAARGIPTPSTLLWIVLAMVGARSGAMAMNRLADQQIDAANPRTRERALPQGLVRRGEVILLTLGSFALFLFAAARLNPLCLKLAPVAMAVLILYSYAKRFTFFSHLILGLALAMAPLGAWIAVTGEVAVAPVVLGLAVLFWVAGFDILYAMADIDFDRASGLYSIPARFGAASGMAISRVLHALTLLLLLLLIILSDLRSFYLTGVLLASGLLVYEHLLLLRYGLKRLDAAFFTVNGLLSITLFCFTLLDVLLL; from the coding sequence GTGAACCCGCTGCAGTCCGTCATTCGCAAGATAGCCCTGTTGTTCGAGCTGATCAAGTTTTCCCATACGGTCTTTGCGCTTCCGTTCGCCTTCATGGGCGCGATCCTGGCAGCCCGAGGGATCCCGACGCCGTCGACGCTCCTGTGGATTGTGCTGGCTATGGTCGGCGCAAGGAGCGGTGCCATGGCGATGAATCGTCTGGCCGACCAGCAGATCGATGCGGCAAATCCCCGCACACGGGAGCGGGCCCTTCCACAGGGCCTGGTCCGACGCGGAGAGGTAATTCTGCTCACGCTTGGATCCTTCGCGCTGTTCCTGTTCGCCGCCGCCCGGCTGAATCCCCTCTGCCTCAAGTTGGCTCCCGTGGCGATGGCGGTGCTGATCCTGTACTCCTACGCCAAGCGCTTTACCTTTTTCTCCCACCTGATCCTGGGGCTGGCTTTGGCCATGGCGCCTCTTGGCGCCTGGATTGCTGTAACCGGCGAGGTGGCGGTGGCTCCGGTTGTGCTCGGCCTTGCCGTCCTCTTTTGGGTGGCCGGGTTCGATATCCTGTACGCCATGGCTGACATTGACTTTGATCGGGCCTCCGGTCTCTATTCGATTCCAGCTCGGTTCGGCGCAGCGAGTGGGATGGCCATTTCTCGAGTCTTGCACGCGCTGACCCTGCTGCTTCTTCTGCTCCTGATTATCCTCTCCGACCTGCGCTCTTTCTATCTGACCGGCGTCCTCCTCGCCTCGGGCCTCCTGGTGTATGAGCATCTGCTCCTTCTCCGCTACGGCCTGAAGCGACTCGACGCCGCCTTTTTCACGGTCAACGGCCTCCTCAGCATCACCCTGTTCTGTTTCACCCTTCTCGATGTTCTTTTGTTGTAG
- a CDS encoding 2-phosphosulfolactate phosphatase: protein MIIDVAFSRLDPTCRSASGRAVAVIDVIRATTTIIMALHHGCAGVIPVRTLSEAKAVAKKLGGGVLLAGEREADRAVGFELGNSPAEYGRERVKGKTVVLTTTNGTRAFQAVQGAQVIIACSFLNAAAAARRLTDTGLDILIVCAGKHGRFCLEDAVGSGILIDRVLNISDRACEFSDSARAAHQLFTTYQNDLLGMLRGCEWGRKIIQKGFGADLEICAQVDLTDIVPVMRESRLMGERV, encoded by the coding sequence GTGATTATCGACGTGGCATTTAGTCGATTGGACCCGACCTGCCGGTCCGCCTCCGGTCGAGCAGTGGCCGTGATCGACGTGATACGAGCCACCACGACCATCATCATGGCGCTGCACCACGGTTGTGCTGGTGTCATCCCTGTGCGGACGCTGAGCGAGGCCAAGGCCGTGGCGAAAAAACTTGGCGGAGGCGTCCTGCTTGCGGGAGAACGGGAAGCAGATAGGGCGGTAGGCTTTGAACTTGGGAATTCTCCAGCCGAATATGGGCGAGAGCGGGTCAAGGGTAAGACGGTTGTCCTGACGACAACCAACGGGACCCGAGCATTCCAGGCTGTCCAAGGGGCTCAGGTAATAATCGCCTGCTCATTCTTAAATGCGGCGGCCGCTGCGCGCCGGCTCACAGATACCGGCCTCGACATCCTTATTGTGTGCGCGGGTAAGCATGGCCGTTTCTGCCTGGAAGACGCCGTAGGCAGCGGGATATTGATCGATCGCGTGCTCAACATCTCTGATCGCGCGTGTGAGTTCAGCGATTCCGCCAGGGCCGCCCACCAACTCTTTACAACCTATCAAAACGACCTGCTTGGGATGCTTCGAGGTTGCGAATGGGGAAGAAAGATCATTCAAAAAGGCTTTGGGGCGGACCTGGAGATCTGCGCGCAAGTGGATCTGACCGACATCGTGCCTGTCATGCGGGAAAGTCGGCTCATGGGTGAGCGGGTATGA